The Niastella koreensis GR20-10 genome includes a window with the following:
- a CDS encoding zinc ribbon domain-containing protein: MCTEKDGSRNSDYCKYCHANGEFTGFSSLP, translated from the coding sequence ATCTGCACAGAGAAGGATGGCTCAAGAAACAGTGACTACTGCAAATATTGCCATGCCAATGGGGAATTCACGGGTTTTTCTTCTTTGCCATAG
- a CDS encoding trypsin-like peptidase domain-containing protein, with protein sequence MINRFLIILLAIKLLWSSCFGQGTPLSFRFAASKATPAVVHIRSYFSEQSADYGNNNFWYHFFAPDKNNSTLQVGNASGVIVRADGYIVTNKHVVDKAQKIEIILPNKQECIATVVGTDAATDLALLKIDQNQLQKIEFGKSDSIEVGDIVLAVGNPFNLASTVTAGIVSAKARNIKLLGNSEAVDSYIQTDAAVNPGNSGGALIDINGKLIGINCAIATTTGAYAGYSFAIPVEIVKKTIDDLLKYGKVMRGYLGIIASEMNWEKAKMLGLSTASGVLIDSIQENGAAMKAGVQKNDLILDIDNHKIETLSQLQETIARYKPGENIQLTVNRSGNEKVFVVTLSVALETKDHASKDSALLKTLGITVEKLSASEKKQLGVPWGVKVVAIDEGIIPQSTSMQKGFVILVVNKKRIRTTTDFFNAMKADDKLFIIGGVYPGSLGIYYYTLEKK encoded by the coding sequence ATGATAAACAGATTCTTAATCATTCTTTTGGCAATAAAATTATTATGGAGCAGTTGCTTTGGTCAGGGAACTCCTCTTAGTTTCCGTTTTGCTGCCAGTAAGGCTACACCGGCAGTGGTTCATATCAGGTCTTATTTTTCTGAGCAGTCGGCCGATTATGGGAATAATAACTTTTGGTATCATTTCTTTGCACCGGATAAAAATAATTCAACACTACAGGTTGGCAATGCATCAGGCGTAATTGTAAGGGCAGATGGATATATTGTTACAAACAAACATGTTGTTGATAAAGCCCAAAAGATAGAAATTATTCTTCCAAATAAACAAGAATGTATAGCTACTGTGGTGGGCACTGATGCGGCCACCGACCTGGCGCTTTTGAAAATTGATCAAAATCAGTTGCAAAAAATAGAATTTGGCAAGTCCGATTCTATTGAAGTTGGTGATATAGTACTGGCCGTTGGCAATCCCTTTAACCTGGCATCAACTGTTACCGCTGGTATTGTTAGTGCAAAAGCAAGAAATATCAAACTGCTGGGAAATAGTGAAGCCGTTGATTCATACATTCAGACTGATGCTGCTGTTAACCCGGGAAACAGCGGAGGCGCACTGATAGATATAAATGGGAAACTAATTGGAATTAACTGCGCCATCGCTACCACAACCGGTGCTTATGCCGGCTATTCATTTGCCATTCCAGTCGAAATTGTAAAAAAAACAATAGATGATCTGCTGAAGTATGGAAAGGTAATGAGGGGATACCTGGGGATCATAGCCAGTGAAATGAATTGGGAAAAAGCAAAAATGCTTGGTCTTTCAACTGCCTCCGGAGTATTGATCGATAGTATTCAGGAGAATGGAGCAGCGATGAAGGCTGGTGTTCAAAAAAATGATCTGATACTCGATATAGATAATCATAAAATAGAAACCCTCTCACAGTTGCAGGAGACTATTGCAAGGTACAAGCCCGGGGAAAATATACAGTTGACCGTAAACAGATCTGGAAACGAGAAAGTGTTTGTGGTCACATTATCTGTTGCTTTGGAAACAAAGGACCATGCATCAAAGGACAGTGCCTTGTTAAAGACCCTGGGCATAACAGTAGAAAAATTGTCTGCCAGCGAAAAAAAGCAATTAGGTGTTCCATGGGGGGTGAAAGTAGTGGCCATTGATGAGGGAATTATACCCCAGAGCACCTCCATGCAGAAAGGATTTGTTATTTTGGTAGTTAATAAAAAGCGTATCCGAACTACCACTGACTTTTTTAATGCAATGAAGGCCGATGACAAGTTGTTTATAATCGGCGGCGTTTATCCGGGCTCTTTGGGAATATATTACTATACACTAGAAAAGAAGTAG